A genome region from Coffea arabica cultivar ET-39 chromosome 7e, Coffea Arabica ET-39 HiFi, whole genome shotgun sequence includes the following:
- the LOC113722793 gene encoding ASI1-immunoprecipitated protein 1-like isoform X3: MKRRLLMAASAEEYAAFEERVRRTVYMDNLSPQVTENVLKAALDQFVNVVNVQFIPNYINPQSLPRAALVEMETLNQASAIIAEMADSPFMVLGMPRPVRARTAEVEMFDSRPKKPGRKITYKWLDPEDPDFEVARKIKVLTRKHASETEFLLNQHQLKEEENLANQQLETLKAHYKKYELIDAVLSDNTAKKLADRYRIPLSDA, from the exons ATGAA GAGAAGATTACTGATGGCAGCTTCAGCTGAAGAATATGCGGCATTTGAAGAAAGGGTGAGAAGAACAGTCTATATGGATAACCTGTCACCTCAGGTGACAGAGAATGTTCTGAAAGCCGCTTTGGATCAATTTGTCAATGTCGTGAATGTCCAGTTCATTCCCAACTATATCAATCCACAGAGCCTCCCACGAGCTGCTTTGGTGGAGATGGAAACTCTGAATCAGGCCTCTGCGATCATTGCTGAGATGGCTGATTCCCCCTTTATGGTCCTTGGGATGCCAAGACCTGTCAGAGCACGTACTGCAGAAGTAGAAATGTTTGACAGTCGTCCAAAGAAACCTGGCAGGAAGATCACTTACAAGTGGTTGGACCCTGAAGATCCTGATTTTGAGGTTGCCAGGAAGATTAAGGTTTTGACCAGAAAGCATGCTTCTGAAACCGAATTCCTGCTCAAT CAGCATCAACTCAAGGAGGAGGAAAACCTTGCAAACCAGCAGCTGGAGACCTTGAAAGCGCACTATAAGAAATATGAGTTGATAGATGCTGTCCTATCTGACAATACTGCCAAGAAATTAGCAGATCGATACAGGATACCTCTTTCAGATGCTTGA
- the LOC113722793 gene encoding ASI1-immunoprecipitated protein 1-like isoform X2 — translation MSMRRLLMAASAEEYAAFEERVRRTVYMDNLSPQVTENVLKAALDQFVNVVNVQFIPNYINPQSLPRAALVEMETLNQASAIIAEMADSPFMVLGMPRPVRARTAEVEMFDSRPKKPGRKITYKWLDPEDPDFEVARKIKVLTRKHASETEFLLNHQLKEEENLANQQLETLKAHYKKYELIDAVLSDNTAKKLADRYRIPLSDA, via the exons ATGAGCAT GAGAAGATTACTGATGGCAGCTTCAGCTGAAGAATATGCGGCATTTGAAGAAAGGGTGAGAAGAACAGTCTATATGGATAACCTGTCACCTCAGGTGACAGAGAATGTTCTGAAAGCCGCTTTGGATCAATTTGTCAATGTCGTGAATGTCCAGTTCATTCCCAACTATATCAATCCACAGAGCCTCCCACGAGCTGCTTTGGTGGAGATGGAAACTCTGAATCAGGCCTCTGCGATCATTGCTGAGATGGCTGATTCCCCCTTTATGGTCCTTGGGATGCCAAGACCTGTCAGAGCACGTACTGCAGAAGTAGAAATGTTTGACAGTCGTCCAAAGAAACCTGGCAGGAAGATCACTTACAAGTGGTTGGACCCTGAAGATCCTGATTTTGAGGTTGCCAGGAAGATTAAGGTTTTGACCAGAAAGCATGCTTCTGAAACCGAATTCCTGCTCAAT CATCAACTCAAGGAGGAGGAAAACCTTGCAAACCAGCAGCTGGAGACCTTGAAAGCGCACTATAAGAAATATGAGTTGATAGATGCTGTCCTATCTGACAATACTGCCAAGAAATTAGCAGATCGATACAGGATACCTCTTTCAGATGCTTGA
- the LOC113722793 gene encoding ASI1-immunoprecipitated protein 1-like isoform X1, which produces MSMRRLLMAASAEEYAAFEERVRRTVYMDNLSPQVTENVLKAALDQFVNVVNVQFIPNYINPQSLPRAALVEMETLNQASAIIAEMADSPFMVLGMPRPVRARTAEVEMFDSRPKKPGRKITYKWLDPEDPDFEVARKIKVLTRKHASETEFLLNQHQLKEEENLANQQLETLKAHYKKYELIDAVLSDNTAKKLADRYRIPLSDA; this is translated from the exons ATGAGCAT GAGAAGATTACTGATGGCAGCTTCAGCTGAAGAATATGCGGCATTTGAAGAAAGGGTGAGAAGAACAGTCTATATGGATAACCTGTCACCTCAGGTGACAGAGAATGTTCTGAAAGCCGCTTTGGATCAATTTGTCAATGTCGTGAATGTCCAGTTCATTCCCAACTATATCAATCCACAGAGCCTCCCACGAGCTGCTTTGGTGGAGATGGAAACTCTGAATCAGGCCTCTGCGATCATTGCTGAGATGGCTGATTCCCCCTTTATGGTCCTTGGGATGCCAAGACCTGTCAGAGCACGTACTGCAGAAGTAGAAATGTTTGACAGTCGTCCAAAGAAACCTGGCAGGAAGATCACTTACAAGTGGTTGGACCCTGAAGATCCTGATTTTGAGGTTGCCAGGAAGATTAAGGTTTTGACCAGAAAGCATGCTTCTGAAACCGAATTCCTGCTCAAT CAGCATCAACTCAAGGAGGAGGAAAACCTTGCAAACCAGCAGCTGGAGACCTTGAAAGCGCACTATAAGAAATATGAGTTGATAGATGCTGTCCTATCTGACAATACTGCCAAGAAATTAGCAGATCGATACAGGATACCTCTTTCAGATGCTTGA
- the LOC113722793 gene encoding ASI1-immunoprecipitated protein 1-like isoform X4: MAASAEEYAAFEERVRRTVYMDNLSPQVTENVLKAALDQFVNVVNVQFIPNYINPQSLPRAALVEMETLNQASAIIAEMADSPFMVLGMPRPVRARTAEVEMFDSRPKKPGRKITYKWLDPEDPDFEVARKIKVLTRKHASETEFLLNQHQLKEEENLANQQLETLKAHYKKYELIDAVLSDNTAKKLADRYRIPLSDA, from the exons ATGGCAGCTTCAGCTGAAGAATATGCGGCATTTGAAGAAAGGGTGAGAAGAACAGTCTATATGGATAACCTGTCACCTCAGGTGACAGAGAATGTTCTGAAAGCCGCTTTGGATCAATTTGTCAATGTCGTGAATGTCCAGTTCATTCCCAACTATATCAATCCACAGAGCCTCCCACGAGCTGCTTTGGTGGAGATGGAAACTCTGAATCAGGCCTCTGCGATCATTGCTGAGATGGCTGATTCCCCCTTTATGGTCCTTGGGATGCCAAGACCTGTCAGAGCACGTACTGCAGAAGTAGAAATGTTTGACAGTCGTCCAAAGAAACCTGGCAGGAAGATCACTTACAAGTGGTTGGACCCTGAAGATCCTGATTTTGAGGTTGCCAGGAAGATTAAGGTTTTGACCAGAAAGCATGCTTCTGAAACCGAATTCCTGCTCAAT CAGCATCAACTCAAGGAGGAGGAAAACCTTGCAAACCAGCAGCTGGAGACCTTGAAAGCGCACTATAAGAAATATGAGTTGATAGATGCTGTCCTATCTGACAATACTGCCAAGAAATTAGCAGATCGATACAGGATACCTCTTTCAGATGCTTGA
- the LOC113722793 gene encoding ASI1-immunoprecipitated protein 1-like isoform X5, which produces MAASAEEYAAFEERVRRTVYMDNLSPQVTENVLKAALDQFVNVVNVQFIPNYINPQSLPRAALVEMETLNQASAIIAEMADSPFMVLGMPRPVRARTAEVEMFDSRPKKPGRKITYKWLDPEDPDFEVARKIKVLTRKHASETEFLLNHQLKEEENLANQQLETLKAHYKKYELIDAVLSDNTAKKLADRYRIPLSDA; this is translated from the exons ATGGCAGCTTCAGCTGAAGAATATGCGGCATTTGAAGAAAGGGTGAGAAGAACAGTCTATATGGATAACCTGTCACCTCAGGTGACAGAGAATGTTCTGAAAGCCGCTTTGGATCAATTTGTCAATGTCGTGAATGTCCAGTTCATTCCCAACTATATCAATCCACAGAGCCTCCCACGAGCTGCTTTGGTGGAGATGGAAACTCTGAATCAGGCCTCTGCGATCATTGCTGAGATGGCTGATTCCCCCTTTATGGTCCTTGGGATGCCAAGACCTGTCAGAGCACGTACTGCAGAAGTAGAAATGTTTGACAGTCGTCCAAAGAAACCTGGCAGGAAGATCACTTACAAGTGGTTGGACCCTGAAGATCCTGATTTTGAGGTTGCCAGGAAGATTAAGGTTTTGACCAGAAAGCATGCTTCTGAAACCGAATTCCTGCTCAAT CATCAACTCAAGGAGGAGGAAAACCTTGCAAACCAGCAGCTGGAGACCTTGAAAGCGCACTATAAGAAATATGAGTTGATAGATGCTGTCCTATCTGACAATACTGCCAAGAAATTAGCAGATCGATACAGGATACCTCTTTCAGATGCTTGA
- the LOC113722792 gene encoding uncharacterized protein, with the protein MAKQEQQQWNACSNGSGGAIDNSSCISRNSSNGNSNSNGGLQLQSFFKSIFSKTNDKNSFRERRSKSFFVKRDGGHSDDYGNDDDGSAWAKLPVPHLSPPARSVISRCSKLPEQNFSQRINY; encoded by the exons ATGGCGAAGCAGGAGCAACAGCAATGGAATGCTTGTAGTAATGGTAGTGGGGGAGCGATTGATAATAGCAGTTGTATTAGTAGAAACAGCAGCAATGGCAATAGCAATAGCAATGGGGGTTTGCAATTGCAGTCTTTTTTCAAATCCATATTTTCCAAGACTAACGACAAAAACAGTTTCAGAGAACGGAGGAGTAAGAGCTTCTTTGTCAAAAGAGACGGTGGTCATTCCGATGACTATGGAAACGACGACGACGGTTCCGCATGGGCTAAGCTGCCCGTTCCTCATCTTTCTCCTCCCGCTCGTTCCGTGATCTCCCGTTGTTCCAA GCTTCCAGAGCAGAATTTCAGCCAAAGAATAAATTACTGa
- the LOC113722991 gene encoding uncharacterized protein — MDVSGPAFPVRQNKLTLEIKGNITDIIMCSYEDHFFVLATQIGSMGTILHARKEEEVSTDPTFEVSVIFGKRDEPMMISCGRQLIEHISHSGSSKPLILSLGLKDHSMATLKGIVSAVIANCLW; from the exons ATGGACGTCTCCGGTCCTGCTTTTCCTGTACGGCAAAATAAGCTCACTCTGGAAATCAAG GGTAACATCACGGATATTATCATGTGCAGCTATGAGGATCACTTTTTT GTTTTGGCTACTCAAATAGGAAGTATGGGAACAATACTGCATGCCAG GAAGGAGGAAGAGGTGTCTACAGATCCAACATTTGAAGTCTCTGTAATATTTGGTAAACGTGATGAG CCAATGATGATATCCTGTGGTCGGCAGCTAATTGAGCACATAAG CCACTCTGGATCTTCAAAGCCCTTAATTCTTTCTCTTGGTCTAAAAGACCACTCCATG GCAACACTCAAAGGCATTGTTTCTGCTGTGATTGCTAACTGCCTTTGGTAA
- the LOC113722992 gene encoding serine/threonine-protein kinase BLUS1-like isoform X1, giving the protein MEKMMEKKFPLDAKDYKLYEEVGEGVSASVYRALCVPFNEIVAIKVLDLEKCNNDLDGIRREVLTMSLIDHPNVLRAHCSFTTGHHLWVVMPYMAGGSCLHIIKSAHPDGFEEPVIATLLREVLNALVYLHGQGHIHRDVKAGNILIDTNGAVKLADFGVAACMFDTGDRQRSRNTFVGTPCWMAPEVMQQLHGYDFKADIWSLGITALELAHGHAPFSKYPPMKVLLMTLQNAPPGLDYERDKRFSKSFREIVAACLVKDPKKRPSSEKLLKHPFFKHARSYEYLSRTILDGLPPLGDRFRMLKAKEADFLVQNKSLYEDKEQLSQQEYIRGISAWNFNLEDLKNQAALIPDTDITNAEDQCMSPKQGAGLHDAFSPTERPSLDRPVPNSVGHMEDRLNDIHDLENSLAAFPMKPLRALKGCFDVCEDDSGAGSPCWKHAVQPEQFSQVQSSRKCKSQEVGRDDGESPGQSSSLTRSAIPGHKKLLSGSIMQDNVSSPKKVTGDGDREYMQPKYTSERNYSGPLQYRQKKDIINPTSGDDMSEGAVVQRKGRFKVTSADLSPRGPTNSFFGASSGGSTIPLSSSLTAVSILPSLQCILHQNSIQREEIMKLIKYVEQSGPTDFVEGGINDLLQVPPTTSREKELQSHVIQLQQSIGSLVEELQRQRLKNAQLEKKASALLKDEKT; this is encoded by the exons ATGGAAAAGATGATGGAGAAAAAGTTTCCCCTTGATGCAAAAGACTACAAGTTATATGAGGAAGTTGGAGAAGGTGTCAGTGCATCAGTATATCGAGCTCTCTGCGTTCCGTTTAATGAGAtagttgcaattaaggttcttgATCTGGAAAAGTGTAATAACGATCTG GATGGCATTCGTCGAGAGGTACTAACAATGAGTTTGATTGACCATCCCAATGTATTACGTGCGCACTGCTCATTCACTACAGGCCACCATCTTTGGGTTGTCATGCCATACATGGCTGGGGGATCTTGCCTTCATATAATAAAATCTGCTCATCCAGATGGTTTTGAGGAACCGGTGATTGCAACATTGCTACGTGAAGTACTTAACGCTCTTGTTTATCTTCATGGGCAGGGGCACATACATAGAGATGTGAAG GCTGGGAACATTCTAATTGATACTAATGGAGCTGTCAAGTTAGCAGACTTTGGGGTTGCTGCATGCATGTTTGATACTGGTGATAGACAACGTTCTAGAAACACATTTGTTGGAACTCCATGCTG GATGGCACCTGAAGTCATGCAGCAACTGCATGGATATGATTTTAA AGCAGATATTTGGTCATTAGGAATAACAGCACTTGAACTTGCTCATGGTCATGCACCGTTCTCTAAATACCCCCCAATGAAG GTTCTTCTCATGACTTTGCAAAATGCACCCCCTGGTTTGGACTATGAAAGAGATAAGAGATTTTCAAAG TCCTTCAGAGAAATTGTAGCTGCTTGCTTAGTCAAGGATCCAAAGAAACGACCCTCTTCAGAAAAGCTTTTGAAGCACCCTTTCTTTAAACATGCACGGTCATATGAATATTTATCACGTACAATTCTTGACGGGCTTCCTCCTTTAGGTGATCGTTTTAGGATGCTTAAG GCAAAAGAAGCAGATTTTCTGGTGCAGAATAAGTCATTATACGAGGACAAAGAGCAGTTATCTCAG CAAGAATACATCCGAGGAATTAGTGCTTGGAATTTTAATCTGGAGGATTTGAAGAATCAAGCTGCTTTG ATTCCGGACACTGATATCACAAATGCTGAAGATCAATGTATGAGTCCTAAGCAAGGGGCTGGGCTACATGATGCTTTTTCTCCCACAGAGAGGCCATCCCTTGATAGGCCTGTCCCAAATTCTGTGGGTCATATGGAG GATAGGCTCAATGATATCCATGACCTGGAGAATTCACTTGCTGCCTTTCCTATGAAACCTCTCCGGGCACTGAA AGGCTGTTTTGATGTGTGTGAGGATGACTCGGGTGCTGGTAGTCCATGTTGGAAACATGCTGTTCAACCTGAACAGTTCTCTCAAGTACAGTcatcaagaaaatgtaaaagTCAAGAAGTTGGCAGGGATGATGGTGAGAGTCCAGGGCAAAGTAGCTCCTTGACACGTTCTGCTATTCCAGggcataaaaaattattaagtgGTTCAATCATGCAGGATAATGTTTCTTCTCCCAAAAAGGTTACTGGTGATGGAGACAG GGAATATATGCAACCAAAATATACCTCAGAACGAAATTATAGTGGTCCTTTGCAGTATCGTCAAAAGAAAGACATCATTAATCCTACTTCAG GGGATGATATGTCTGAAGGTGCTGTTGTCCAAAGAAAGGGGCGTTTTAAAGTCACATCGGCAGATTTGAGTCCCAGG GGTCCTACGAACTCTTTCTTTGGTGCTTCTTCTGGAGGATCGACCATTCCATTGAGCTCAAGCCTTACAGCTGTTTCAATTCTTCCATCCTTGCAATGTATCCTTCATCAGAACAGTATTCAGAGG GAAGAGATAATGAAATTGATTAAATATGTGGAGCAATCTG GCCCTACGGATTTTGTTGAGGGAGGTATCAATGACCTTTTGCAG GTACCACCAACTACTTCGAGGGAAAAGGAGCTGCAATCCCACGTGATTCAATTGCAACAGAG CATTGGGAGTCTGGTCGAGGAACTGCAGAGACAGAGGTTGAAAAATGCTCAG CTGGAAAAGAAAGCGAGTGCATTGCTCAAGGACGAAAAGACGTGA
- the LOC113722992 gene encoding uncharacterized protein isoform X2 — MEKMMEKKFPLDAKDYKLYEEVGEGVSASVYRALCVPFNEIVAIKVLDLEKCNNDLDGIRREVLTMSLIDHPNVLRAHCSFTTGHHLWVVMPYMAGGSCLHIIKSAHPDGFEEPVIATLLREVLNALVYLHGQGHIHRDVKAGNILIDTNGAVKLADFGVAACMFDTGDRQRSRNTFVGTPCWMAPEVMQQLHGYDFKADIWSLGITALELAHGHAPFSKYPPMKAKEADFLVQNKSLYEDKEQLSQQEYIRGISAWNFNLEDLKNQAALIPDTDITNAEDQCMSPKQGAGLHDAFSPTERPSLDRPVPNSVGHMEDRLNDIHDLENSLAAFPMKPLRALKGCFDVCEDDSGAGSPCWKHAVQPEQFSQVQSSRKCKSQEVGRDDGESPGQSSSLTRSAIPGHKKLLSGSIMQDNVSSPKKVTGDGDREYMQPKYTSERNYSGPLQYRQKKDIINPTSGDDMSEGAVVQRKGRFKVTSADLSPRGPTNSFFGASSGGSTIPLSSSLTAVSILPSLQCILHQNSIQREEIMKLIKYVEQSGPTDFVEGGINDLLQVPPTTSREKELQSHVIQLQQSIGSLVEELQRQRLKNAQLEKKASALLKDEKT, encoded by the exons ATGGAAAAGATGATGGAGAAAAAGTTTCCCCTTGATGCAAAAGACTACAAGTTATATGAGGAAGTTGGAGAAGGTGTCAGTGCATCAGTATATCGAGCTCTCTGCGTTCCGTTTAATGAGAtagttgcaattaaggttcttgATCTGGAAAAGTGTAATAACGATCTG GATGGCATTCGTCGAGAGGTACTAACAATGAGTTTGATTGACCATCCCAATGTATTACGTGCGCACTGCTCATTCACTACAGGCCACCATCTTTGGGTTGTCATGCCATACATGGCTGGGGGATCTTGCCTTCATATAATAAAATCTGCTCATCCAGATGGTTTTGAGGAACCGGTGATTGCAACATTGCTACGTGAAGTACTTAACGCTCTTGTTTATCTTCATGGGCAGGGGCACATACATAGAGATGTGAAG GCTGGGAACATTCTAATTGATACTAATGGAGCTGTCAAGTTAGCAGACTTTGGGGTTGCTGCATGCATGTTTGATACTGGTGATAGACAACGTTCTAGAAACACATTTGTTGGAACTCCATGCTG GATGGCACCTGAAGTCATGCAGCAACTGCATGGATATGATTTTAA AGCAGATATTTGGTCATTAGGAATAACAGCACTTGAACTTGCTCATGGTCATGCACCGTTCTCTAAATACCCCCCAATGAAG GCAAAAGAAGCAGATTTTCTGGTGCAGAATAAGTCATTATACGAGGACAAAGAGCAGTTATCTCAG CAAGAATACATCCGAGGAATTAGTGCTTGGAATTTTAATCTGGAGGATTTGAAGAATCAAGCTGCTTTG ATTCCGGACACTGATATCACAAATGCTGAAGATCAATGTATGAGTCCTAAGCAAGGGGCTGGGCTACATGATGCTTTTTCTCCCACAGAGAGGCCATCCCTTGATAGGCCTGTCCCAAATTCTGTGGGTCATATGGAG GATAGGCTCAATGATATCCATGACCTGGAGAATTCACTTGCTGCCTTTCCTATGAAACCTCTCCGGGCACTGAA AGGCTGTTTTGATGTGTGTGAGGATGACTCGGGTGCTGGTAGTCCATGTTGGAAACATGCTGTTCAACCTGAACAGTTCTCTCAAGTACAGTcatcaagaaaatgtaaaagTCAAGAAGTTGGCAGGGATGATGGTGAGAGTCCAGGGCAAAGTAGCTCCTTGACACGTTCTGCTATTCCAGggcataaaaaattattaagtgGTTCAATCATGCAGGATAATGTTTCTTCTCCCAAAAAGGTTACTGGTGATGGAGACAG GGAATATATGCAACCAAAATATACCTCAGAACGAAATTATAGTGGTCCTTTGCAGTATCGTCAAAAGAAAGACATCATTAATCCTACTTCAG GGGATGATATGTCTGAAGGTGCTGTTGTCCAAAGAAAGGGGCGTTTTAAAGTCACATCGGCAGATTTGAGTCCCAGG GGTCCTACGAACTCTTTCTTTGGTGCTTCTTCTGGAGGATCGACCATTCCATTGAGCTCAAGCCTTACAGCTGTTTCAATTCTTCCATCCTTGCAATGTATCCTTCATCAGAACAGTATTCAGAGG GAAGAGATAATGAAATTGATTAAATATGTGGAGCAATCTG GCCCTACGGATTTTGTTGAGGGAGGTATCAATGACCTTTTGCAG GTACCACCAACTACTTCGAGGGAAAAGGAGCTGCAATCCCACGTGATTCAATTGCAACAGAG CATTGGGAGTCTGGTCGAGGAACTGCAGAGACAGAGGTTGAAAAATGCTCAG CTGGAAAAGAAAGCGAGTGCATTGCTCAAGGACGAAAAGACGTGA